The proteins below are encoded in one region of Paraburkholderia aromaticivorans:
- a CDS encoding ABC transporter substrate-binding protein yields the protein MSRLTSARVVAATLISLGLGIATGAHAQDKQLTLCWAAWDPANALVELSKDFTSKTGIKMKFEFVPWTSYADRFINELNSHGKLCDLIIGDSQWIGGAAVNGHYVKLNDFFSKNKISMDDFVPATVVGYSEWPKNTPNYWALPAMADAVGWTYRKDWFARPELRAEFKKKYNRELAPPSTLDELKQTAEFFQGRKIDGKTVYGVYIFTERGSEGITMGVTNAMYNFGFEYQDPKKPYHLDGFVNSPGAVKGLEYYKALYKCCTAPGMTNAYMQEGLDAFKSGQVAMQMNWFAFFPGLYKDPNVGGDKIGFFVNPRELKQYTQLGGQGISVVSYSDHKEDALEYIKWFAQPDVQKKWWQLGGYSAAKSVVDAPDFPKSAPFAPAFLKSMAIVKDFWAEPAYAELLLDMQKRVHDYVVADKGTAKDALDLLVKDWTKVFKEEGKY from the coding sequence ATGTCACGTCTAACGTCAGCGAGGGTAGTGGCGGCAACCCTCATATCGCTGGGGCTCGGCATTGCAACGGGCGCGCACGCACAGGACAAGCAGTTGACACTCTGTTGGGCGGCATGGGATCCCGCCAATGCACTGGTCGAACTTTCGAAGGATTTCACGTCCAAGACCGGCATCAAGATGAAGTTCGAGTTCGTGCCGTGGACCAGTTATGCCGACCGCTTCATCAATGAACTCAATTCGCACGGCAAGCTGTGTGATCTGATCATTGGCGACAGTCAGTGGATCGGCGGCGCGGCGGTCAATGGGCATTACGTCAAGCTCAACGACTTCTTTAGCAAGAACAAGATCTCTATGGACGACTTCGTGCCGGCAACGGTGGTGGGATATTCGGAGTGGCCAAAGAATACGCCGAACTATTGGGCCTTACCCGCGATGGCTGACGCGGTCGGGTGGACCTACCGTAAGGACTGGTTTGCGCGCCCGGAGCTGCGCGCGGAATTCAAGAAGAAATACAACCGTGAACTCGCACCGCCCAGTACGCTCGATGAACTCAAGCAGACTGCGGAATTCTTCCAAGGTCGCAAGATCGACGGCAAGACGGTCTATGGCGTGTACATCTTCACGGAGCGTGGATCCGAGGGGATTACTATGGGCGTGACCAACGCCATGTACAACTTCGGCTTCGAGTATCAGGACCCCAAGAAGCCCTATCACCTCGATGGCTTCGTGAACTCGCCAGGCGCGGTGAAGGGGCTCGAATACTATAAGGCGCTCTATAAGTGCTGCACGGCGCCGGGCATGACCAACGCCTACATGCAGGAAGGACTCGACGCGTTCAAGTCCGGTCAGGTGGCGATGCAGATGAACTGGTTTGCGTTCTTTCCAGGGCTTTATAAAGACCCGAACGTCGGTGGCGACAAGATCGGCTTCTTCGTCAATCCGCGTGAGCTGAAGCAATACACGCAACTGGGCGGGCAGGGCATCTCGGTCGTCTCGTATTCGGACCATAAAGAAGACGCGCTCGAGTACATCAAATGGTTTGCGCAACCTGACGTGCAGAAGAAATGGTGGCAACTGGGCGGCTATTCGGCGGCTAAATCAGTGGTCGACGCACCGGACTTTCCGAAGAGCGCGCCGTTCGCACCTGCCTTCCTGAAGTCGATGGCAATCGTCAAAGACTTCTGGGCAGAGCCCGCTTATGCCGAACTGCTGCTCGACATGCAGAAGCGTGTGCACGACTACGTCGTCGCCGATAAGGGCACGGCCAAAGATGCGTTGGATCTGCTGGTGAAAGACTGGACCAAGGTCTTTAAGGAAGAAGGGAAGTATTAG
- a CDS encoding substrate-binding domain-containing protein — protein MPATRTMIARRAGVSVATVDRVLRDDHAVRPETAERVHLALANLRDERASRGRPAKISSFRVAFVLPQVNSRFLDHVERDIALSASFFREHRITPSFYRCDFSTQRDTAAFAAQMVDYDALVLAPLDYPWVERVIEEMSDAAVPVVTVFSDLPASRRAAYVGVDNRIAGRTAGLLMGRFLGMRLGTVAVLSGSSRLHDQVERRTGFSQVLEEDFRNLRWVAEPDFAEDDDGAGLAVQGLRARHADLVGVYVTGGGISGIAAALQESGDKAHLVLIGHECTAETRIQLSERAIDVILDQDVRGIVHWAGLAAINFLNDVRGALAIPTPETRIYLRENAHA, from the coding sequence ATGCCGGCTACTCGTACGATGATTGCGCGTCGGGCCGGCGTAAGCGTCGCCACGGTTGATCGTGTCTTGCGCGACGATCATGCTGTGCGCCCGGAAACCGCCGAGCGTGTTCACCTGGCGCTCGCCAATCTGCGCGACGAGCGGGCGAGCCGCGGCCGTCCGGCAAAAATCAGCTCATTTCGCGTCGCGTTCGTTCTTCCGCAAGTCAACTCGCGCTTTCTGGATCACGTCGAACGCGACATTGCGCTGTCTGCCAGCTTCTTTCGCGAGCACCGCATCACCCCCTCGTTTTACCGGTGCGACTTCTCCACGCAGCGCGACACCGCTGCATTCGCCGCTCAGATGGTCGACTACGACGCACTGGTTCTCGCACCGCTCGACTATCCCTGGGTGGAGCGTGTGATCGAAGAGATGAGCGACGCAGCCGTGCCGGTCGTTACGGTGTTCTCCGATTTGCCCGCAAGCCGCCGCGCCGCTTACGTCGGCGTCGACAACCGGATTGCCGGACGCACCGCGGGACTGCTGATGGGCCGCTTTCTGGGCATGCGACTCGGTACGGTCGCCGTACTATCGGGATCGTCCCGTCTGCATGATCAGGTGGAGCGCCGCACCGGATTCTCGCAGGTGCTGGAAGAGGATTTCCGCAACCTGCGCTGGGTCGCCGAGCCGGACTTCGCGGAAGACGACGACGGCGCCGGTCTTGCCGTGCAGGGCTTGCGCGCGCGCCATGCGGATCTCGTCGGCGTCTATGTGACAGGCGGCGGCATCTCCGGCATTGCAGCGGCATTGCAGGAGTCCGGAGACAAGGCCCACCTGGTCCTGATCGGCCACGAATGCACCGCGGAAACTCGCATCCAACTATCGGAACGCGCGATCGACGTGATCCTCGATCAGGACGTCCGCGGCATCGTACATTGGGCGGGGCTCGCCGCCATTAACTTTCTTAACGACGTCCGGGGGGCGCTTGCCATCCCGACGCCGGAAACCCGGATTTATCTTCGTGAGAATGCGCATGCCTGA
- a CDS encoding BON domain-containing protein — MQRSDTVLKQVMAAFERESHLKLHHHPIHISFDDGALIVAGEVPDVASKKRLLQLARMHSEDKRLVDQLRVTANPPVADGELRIRIGERLAQAVDFRNCVICARVKGQLEVLRGTMDEAGNDGSGVIEITVEDGVVTLTGQVISLSHRRLASVTAWWVGGCRDVVNLLELVPAEADGDDEMSEILHLVLETDPRVRAGQITINVENHRITLAGWVATEAEKRQAEHDAWCMDAIGGVVNRIQVRA; from the coding sequence ATGCAACGCAGCGATACGGTCCTGAAGCAGGTGATGGCAGCCTTCGAACGCGAATCACACCTGAAGCTTCACCATCATCCCATTCATATCAGTTTCGACGACGGTGCCTTGATCGTGGCAGGCGAGGTGCCGGATGTCGCCTCCAAGAAGCGTCTTCTTCAGTTGGCCCGGATGCACAGCGAGGACAAGCGCCTGGTCGATCAGTTACGTGTCACCGCCAACCCACCGGTCGCCGATGGCGAGTTGCGCATACGTATCGGCGAACGGCTGGCTCAGGCGGTGGATTTCCGCAACTGCGTGATCTGTGCACGCGTGAAGGGCCAACTCGAAGTGCTGCGCGGCACCATGGACGAAGCGGGCAACGACGGCAGCGGCGTCATCGAGATCACGGTCGAGGACGGTGTGGTGACCTTGACGGGGCAGGTGATCAGCCTGTCTCACAGGCGCCTGGCGAGTGTGACTGCCTGGTGGGTCGGCGGCTGCCGCGACGTGGTGAACCTGCTGGAGTTGGTGCCCGCCGAAGCCGACGGCGACGATGAAATGTCCGAGATCCTGCACTTGGTGCTAGAAACCGACCCGCGCGTGCGCGCCGGGCAGATCACCATCAACGTGGAAAACCACAGGATCACCCTGGCAGGTTGGGTGGCGACCGAAGCTGAAAAACGGCAGGCGGAACACGACGCCTGGTGCATGGATGCTATCGGGGGCGTCGTCAATCGTATCCAGGTGCGTGCCTGA
- a CDS encoding aminoacyl-tRNA deacylase, with translation MSMSATLQDCLRSKGSQYEIVRHPYSHSSVETAAAAHIPGDRLAKTVLFEDEHGYVATVLPSTYAVRLSELWAKTGRHLLLAKETDLRELFKDCDAGALPPVCTAYGMQTYLDESLALQPDVYFEAGDHEALIHMGTDQFLDLMDRAERTRFARRMQGMPM, from the coding sequence ATGTCAATGTCAGCCACGCTTCAGGACTGCCTGCGCAGCAAGGGCTCGCAGTACGAAATCGTGCGTCATCCTTACAGCCATTCCAGCGTCGAAACCGCGGCGGCAGCCCATATTCCTGGCGATCGCCTTGCCAAGACCGTGCTTTTTGAAGACGAGCACGGCTATGTGGCAACGGTGTTGCCATCGACCTACGCCGTGCGACTGTCCGAGCTTTGGGCAAAGACCGGACGCCATCTCCTGCTAGCCAAAGAGACCGATTTGCGGGAGTTGTTCAAGGATTGCGACGCGGGAGCGCTCCCGCCGGTTTGTACGGCCTATGGTATGCAAACCTATCTCGACGAGAGCCTCGCCCTGCAGCCGGACGTTTATTTCGAGGCCGGCGATCATGAAGCGCTGATTCACATGGGCACGGATCAATTCCTGGACCTGATGGACCGAGCCGAGCGGACACGTTTCGCCCGTCGCATGCAGGGTATGCCAATGTGA
- a CDS encoding AIM24 family protein, which yields MNQLPRLLPTAASDETFGGVTYHIGGELVPVLSVDVSNRPVYFEHHILLWKNSNVRISIRPVKGAVKRMLAGMQVFVTEASGDGIIAFSRDGAGHVVPIHLRADEELHVREHQFLAATANIEYTFERIRGISNMLFGQTGFFVDKFRGHAGEGVLWLHGYGNVFEKVLTAGETIDVEPGGWLYKDPHVKMDTVVDRLTSGLFASGFNFTVNRFTGPGRVGIQSMYVNNATSDR from the coding sequence ATGAATCAGTTACCCCGGCTCTTGCCGACTGCGGCGTCAGATGAAACCTTCGGCGGAGTGACCTATCACATCGGCGGTGAGCTTGTGCCGGTTTTGTCGGTTGACGTATCGAACCGCCCGGTCTACTTCGAACACCATATTTTGCTTTGGAAAAACTCAAACGTCCGCATCAGCATCAGGCCCGTGAAGGGGGCAGTCAAGCGCATGCTCGCGGGCATGCAGGTGTTCGTCACGGAGGCGAGTGGCGACGGAATAATCGCGTTCAGCCGCGACGGCGCCGGTCATGTCGTGCCGATTCATCTTCGGGCGGACGAGGAGCTTCACGTGCGGGAACATCAATTCCTGGCTGCCACGGCTAATATCGAATACACGTTCGAGCGGATCCGCGGAATCTCCAACATGCTTTTCGGCCAGACCGGTTTTTTCGTCGACAAGTTTCGTGGACACGCCGGAGAGGGCGTGCTCTGGTTACATGGGTACGGAAACGTCTTCGAAAAGGTGCTGACTGCGGGGGAGACGATCGATGTGGAACCGGGCGGATGGCTTTACAAGGATCCGCACGTCAAGATGGACACCGTGGTTGACAGGCTGACGAGCGGTCTTTTCGCATCGGGCTTCAACTTTACCGTGAACCGGTTCACCGGTCCGGGCCGCGTAGGGATCCAGTCCATGTATGTAAACAATGCGACAAGCGACAGGTAG
- a CDS encoding DUF2235 domain-containing protein: MKRLFVCCDGTWNSESDRFQGVPVPTNVVRFFNALSDHGEDGVEQLKYYHVGIGANEGRLRRLVDGALGLGLSRDIRTAYKWLSDHYEEGSEIFVIGFSRGAFTARSLVGMLHHCGLPHKATWALVRQAWNLYRLDPNIPESVSRQERFRIEHGKPPPIRFLGVWETVGALGIPGIVDLFGFSRKRYEFHDTTLPPEVERAVHALAIDEQRNNFSPTLWTDSDGCDLSRVLQVWFPGVHADVGGGYKETGLSDATLKWMISEAARCGAKFESDMLKQLADADQLSPSAVHGVLHNSLTGFYRRIGFRPRSFPYLAKGSRRCSESISDLTVERQASPPIFQAPYRPNIDPATAVQVRVFASPLWNWTGIFMKEGTRYRFKVPEGQAWLDGDTPSGAEGMPGNWMQRLFAWPRRVREAKWFELCGAISYSGQAAKTDVSPQPFYFRIGREVEIKAPCSGYLYCFANDASWAYWNNQGSLRVEITESGGMPASNGAADNLTAPATAPGGSGAGQPS; encoded by the coding sequence ATGAAGAGACTTTTCGTCTGCTGTGACGGCACATGGAACTCGGAGAGCGACCGGTTTCAGGGCGTGCCCGTTCCAACCAATGTCGTTCGCTTTTTCAACGCGTTGAGCGACCACGGTGAGGATGGCGTCGAGCAGCTCAAGTACTATCACGTCGGCATTGGCGCCAACGAAGGCCGGCTGCGTCGGCTCGTGGATGGTGCGCTAGGACTAGGCCTCTCCCGTGACATTCGAACCGCGTACAAGTGGCTGTCCGACCATTACGAAGAAGGTTCTGAAATTTTTGTCATCGGCTTCTCTCGTGGCGCGTTCACAGCTCGAAGCCTGGTCGGCATGCTGCACCATTGCGGACTTCCTCACAAGGCAACCTGGGCGCTGGTCAGGCAGGCATGGAACCTGTACCGGCTTGACCCAAACATACCCGAAAGCGTCAGCCGGCAGGAACGGTTCCGCATCGAGCATGGCAAACCTCCGCCTATCCGCTTCCTGGGAGTGTGGGAGACGGTGGGCGCTCTTGGCATCCCGGGAATTGTGGACTTGTTCGGTTTCAGCAGAAAGCGCTACGAATTTCATGACACGACGCTCCCGCCGGAAGTTGAACGCGCGGTCCATGCCCTTGCAATCGACGAGCAGCGGAACAATTTCTCTCCAACGTTGTGGACGGACTCGGATGGTTGCGACCTGTCACGCGTGTTGCAGGTGTGGTTCCCTGGCGTGCATGCTGACGTTGGGGGCGGCTATAAAGAGACCGGACTTTCCGATGCCACGCTCAAATGGATGATTTCCGAGGCCGCGCGGTGCGGTGCGAAGTTTGAGTCAGACATGTTGAAGCAGTTAGCCGATGCGGACCAGTTGTCGCCATCGGCGGTACATGGTGTCCTCCACAATTCGCTCACCGGTTTTTACAGGAGAATCGGCTTTCGTCCCCGATCCTTTCCGTATCTGGCGAAGGGTTCACGAAGATGCTCTGAATCGATATCGGACCTGACGGTGGAACGGCAGGCTAGTCCTCCCATCTTTCAGGCTCCTTATCGACCGAACATAGACCCTGCGACGGCTGTTCAGGTGCGGGTTTTCGCCAGCCCGTTGTGGAATTGGACCGGTATTTTCATGAAGGAGGGGACGCGCTACCGGTTCAAGGTGCCTGAAGGTCAGGCGTGGCTGGATGGGGACACGCCATCCGGTGCGGAGGGAATGCCGGGTAACTGGATGCAACGCCTGTTTGCCTGGCCCAGGCGGGTCAGGGAGGCGAAGTGGTTCGAACTCTGCGGTGCAATTTCATATTCGGGGCAAGCGGCCAAGACAGACGTGTCACCTCAACCCTTCTACTTCAGAATTGGTAGGGAAGTGGAGATCAAGGCTCCCTGCTCGGGTTACCTGTATTGCTTCGCCAACGACGCCAGTTGGGCGTATTGGAATAATCAAGGCAGTCTGCGGGTTGAAATAACCGAATCAGGCGGCATGCCGGCTAGCAATGGAGCGGCTGATAACCTGACCGCACCTGCAACAGCACCCGGAGGTTCCGGAGCGGGTCAACCATCATGA
- a CDS encoding sigma-54-dependent transcriptional regulator, whose protein sequence is MGDEICVVVVEDDENVRLGVEQAVALAGFPVRAYAAAAEALAEVTPAAPLVIVSDVRMPGIDGLKLLERVLAIDAQIPVVLISGHADIATAVGAMRTGAYDFIEKPFSSDHIASRVARAVEKRRLTLEVQGLRAALRNWKGIEGLVLGKSPAIVEVRRKILRLADTSVSVLVTGETGTGKELIARGLHDFGGRRDHHFVALNCGGLPEQLFESELFGHEAGAFTGAIKNRIGKIEWANGGTLFLDEIETMPIALQIKMLRVLQERRIERLGANEEIAVDCRIVAASKADLAELSTDGRFRADLLYRLNVAQIELPPLRERREDVPLLFEHFVLAAALRFGQSAPIVSASQVSELMSHQWPGNVRELQNVADRFVLGLGGDRLLPNGSQRIKSGTLAEQLAHFEHMLIDDMLRRHNGNIAEASAELGMPKKTLYHKVRQLKISAGDAESEGLDA, encoded by the coding sequence ATGGGCGATGAGATTTGCGTTGTTGTAGTCGAGGACGATGAGAACGTGCGGCTCGGCGTCGAGCAGGCGGTTGCTCTCGCGGGATTTCCTGTGCGTGCTTATGCGGCTGCGGCTGAGGCGCTGGCGGAGGTCACGCCGGCGGCACCGCTGGTGATCGTGTCCGATGTCCGGATGCCGGGCATCGACGGCCTGAAGTTGCTTGAACGCGTCCTCGCGATCGATGCGCAGATCCCTGTGGTACTGATCAGCGGGCACGCGGACATCGCGACCGCAGTGGGTGCGATGCGAACGGGCGCCTATGACTTCATTGAAAAGCCTTTTTCGTCGGACCACATCGCGAGTCGAGTCGCACGCGCTGTCGAGAAGCGTCGTTTGACGCTCGAAGTACAGGGCTTGCGCGCGGCGCTGCGAAACTGGAAAGGCATAGAGGGCCTCGTGCTCGGCAAGTCACCCGCAATCGTAGAGGTTCGCAGGAAGATTCTGCGGCTCGCGGATACTTCCGTGTCCGTGCTGGTCACGGGTGAAACTGGCACGGGCAAGGAGCTGATCGCGCGCGGGCTGCACGATTTCGGCGGGCGCCGCGATCATCATTTTGTTGCTCTCAACTGTGGCGGTCTCCCGGAGCAGCTATTCGAAAGTGAGTTATTCGGTCATGAGGCCGGCGCGTTCACGGGTGCAATCAAGAATCGGATTGGCAAAATCGAATGGGCCAACGGCGGCACGCTCTTTCTCGATGAAATCGAAACCATGCCGATCGCACTGCAGATCAAGATGCTGCGAGTACTGCAGGAACGCCGAATCGAGCGGCTGGGCGCAAACGAGGAGATCGCCGTCGATTGCCGGATCGTGGCTGCGTCGAAGGCGGATCTCGCAGAGCTTTCGACAGACGGACGTTTCCGGGCCGACTTGCTGTACCGGCTGAACGTCGCGCAGATCGAATTGCCGCCTTTGCGCGAACGTCGTGAAGACGTACCGCTGCTATTCGAGCACTTTGTGCTCGCTGCCGCACTTCGTTTCGGACAGTCCGCTCCGATCGTGTCTGCATCGCAGGTCTCCGAGCTGATGTCGCATCAGTGGCCGGGCAATGTGCGGGAGCTGCAGAACGTCGCAGACCGATTTGTGCTGGGTCTCGGTGGCGATCGTCTGTTGCCGAACGGCAGTCAGCGAATCAAAAGTGGAACACTTGCGGAGCAACTTGCGCATTTCGAGCACATGCTGATCGACGATATGCTGCGACGGCACAATGGAAATATCGCTGAGGCCAGCGCGGAACTGGGAATGCCGAAAAAGACGCTGTATCACAAGGTGCGTCAATTGAAGATTTCGGCGGGAGACGCGGAAAGTGAAGGACTCGACGCGTGA
- a CDS encoding ATP-binding protein has translation MRKSGIPWWGLAAAAALYFGAAAAAVEFAWDRSINALAEIGAHRLDLYAAGLRSELGRYEVMPSIVARQESVRELLGAMPDPAAELLQTVNSYLDAVNHEAGSVAVDVIDQHGLVIAASNWNRPESFVGTNVSYRPYFQDALAHGAGRFFGIGTNTGMPGLYFASAVRDAGGPIGVTAVKVSVDALESAWRTPGEAAMVIDANGVIVISTIPAWKFTALRPITAEQQHRIQTSRQYAGRSVDALPYRRLDDWGTSAWFARFPDWAHPGHERRYLAMSRTAPQAGDSILVLLDIAGARHQQQIALAFVTGAFLIVGLYCLYAIQRRRTIAEKLRAQDTLRSANDRLEITVRERTAALTQANERMRQEIVERTRAEQLLRDSQQEVVHAGKLAVLGQMAAGLTHELNQPLVAIKTLCENALTFFERNQPAPAIGNLQRISRLVDSMAVLTSELKTFARKPDFERVAVSLNEAVTHAVLIYEARIRDEHVQLDIFIPAGTTICAEPSQLQQVIVNLLGNALDAVAGQARRVIAIEASRSEQAGRVLFTVTDSGPGIAPEVLAHLFEPFVTTKPRGHGLGLGLAITSRLVNGFGARIFAANRPDGGAQFTIEFSETTAQGAANGR, from the coding sequence GTGAGGAAAAGCGGTATTCCATGGTGGGGATTGGCGGCCGCGGCCGCGCTTTACTTCGGCGCGGCGGCCGCTGCGGTCGAGTTTGCGTGGGACCGTTCGATCAATGCGCTGGCGGAGATCGGCGCACACCGGCTCGACTTGTATGCCGCCGGCCTCAGAAGTGAACTCGGCCGGTACGAGGTGATGCCGTCCATCGTCGCGAGACAGGAAAGCGTGCGTGAATTGTTGGGCGCGATGCCCGACCCGGCGGCCGAACTTCTACAAACGGTGAATAGCTATCTTGACGCAGTGAATCACGAGGCTGGCAGCGTTGCCGTGGATGTGATCGACCAGCACGGCCTGGTCATTGCCGCGAGCAACTGGAATCGGCCAGAGAGTTTCGTCGGCACAAACGTGTCATATCGACCGTATTTCCAGGACGCGCTCGCGCATGGGGCGGGTCGCTTTTTCGGCATCGGTACCAACACCGGGATGCCTGGCCTTTATTTCGCGAGCGCGGTGCGGGATGCGGGTGGGCCGATCGGTGTGACGGCAGTCAAGGTCAGCGTCGACGCGCTCGAATCCGCGTGGAGGACGCCGGGCGAAGCGGCGATGGTAATCGACGCAAACGGCGTGATTGTCATTTCGACGATTCCGGCGTGGAAGTTCACGGCGCTCAGACCGATTACCGCTGAGCAGCAGCACCGCATCCAGACGTCGCGGCAATACGCGGGCCGTAGCGTTGATGCGCTGCCGTATCGGCGTCTTGATGACTGGGGCACGTCGGCGTGGTTTGCACGCTTTCCCGACTGGGCGCACCCTGGCCACGAGCGGCGCTATCTGGCGATGTCGCGAACCGCGCCCCAGGCCGGCGATTCCATCCTGGTTCTGCTCGACATCGCCGGGGCGCGGCACCAGCAGCAAATTGCGCTTGCGTTCGTCACGGGGGCTTTCCTCATCGTGGGGCTTTATTGCCTCTATGCGATCCAGCGCCGTCGCACCATTGCGGAAAAACTAAGAGCACAGGACACGTTGCGCAGCGCCAACGATCGGCTGGAGATCACGGTTCGCGAGCGCACGGCAGCACTGACGCAGGCCAACGAGCGGATGCGGCAGGAGATCGTCGAGCGCACACGCGCTGAACAGCTCCTGCGGGACTCCCAGCAAGAGGTCGTACATGCGGGCAAGCTTGCCGTGCTTGGACAGATGGCGGCCGGTTTGACCCATGAACTGAACCAGCCGCTCGTTGCCATCAAAACGCTTTGCGAAAATGCCCTCACGTTTTTCGAACGCAATCAACCTGCACCTGCCATCGGAAACCTGCAACGAATTTCGCGCCTGGTCGACAGCATGGCGGTACTGACAAGTGAACTCAAGACTTTCGCCCGCAAGCCTGATTTCGAACGGGTTGCGGTGTCACTGAATGAAGCGGTGACGCATGCGGTGCTGATCTACGAAGCGCGAATTCGCGACGAACACGTGCAACTCGATATCTTCATCCCGGCCGGCACGACGATATGCGCGGAGCCGAGCCAGTTGCAGCAGGTGATCGTCAATCTGCTCGGCAATGCGCTCGATGCCGTTGCCGGCCAGGCGAGGCGTGTTATCGCCATCGAAGCTTCCAGGAGCGAACAGGCGGGTCGCGTACTCTTCACCGTCACCGACAGTGGCCCCGGCATCGCACCGGAGGTTCTGGCGCATCTGTTCGAGCCATTTGTTACCACGAAGCCGCGAGGCCACGGCCTGGGACTCGGACTCGCTATCACTTCCCGACTGGTCAATGGCTTTGGGGCGCGGATCTTCGCTGCCAATCGACCCGACGGCGGCGCACAATTCACGATTGAATTCTCCGAGACGACGGCACAGGGGGCAGCAAATGGGCGATGA
- a CDS encoding 2-hydroxycarboxylate transporter family protein, translated as MQITSHTSDPAPAQQPQIKPHFWPEGWWKLMEYRIGIIPLPVYVILLALIAGFAITGKVPGEISMAIAVLAFFGFTCAEIGKRLPIVRNIGAAAIFATFIPSALTYYHLLPKPIITLTTDFTKSTNFLYLFIASIIVGSILSMDRRVLIRGFIKIFVPLALGSIAAGIVGTLVGTALGLGARHTFFYVVVPIMAGGIGEGAIPLSIGYSEILHLPQGELFAQVLPPVMLGSLTAIIFAGALDMIGKRLPHLTGQGRLQVGEEDEMDPVQEEIRGHVDVSHIAAAGITAITLYLLGLMCRNMFGLPAPVAMLFLAVLVKLARAVSPPLQEGAFVVYKFFSTAVTYPLLFAIGVAMTPWDKLMAAFTLVNIITIVATVATLMGTGFVVGRVLKMYPIDTAIVNACHSGQGGTGDVAILTAANRMQLMPFAQIATRIGGAIVVTVTLIVLAHMG; from the coding sequence GTGCAAATCACTTCACACACATCAGATCCGGCGCCGGCGCAGCAACCCCAGATCAAGCCGCATTTCTGGCCTGAGGGCTGGTGGAAGCTGATGGAATACCGGATCGGTATCATCCCGCTGCCGGTCTACGTCATTCTGCTGGCGCTGATCGCGGGCTTCGCGATCACCGGAAAGGTGCCCGGTGAGATCTCGATGGCCATCGCCGTGCTGGCGTTTTTCGGCTTCACCTGCGCGGAGATCGGCAAGCGCCTGCCGATCGTCCGCAATATCGGAGCTGCCGCAATCTTCGCTACCTTCATCCCGTCGGCACTGACTTACTATCATTTGCTGCCGAAGCCGATCATTACGCTCACGACGGACTTCACGAAGTCGACCAACTTCCTCTACCTGTTCATCGCCTCGATCATCGTGGGCAGTATCCTGAGCATGGACCGCCGCGTGCTGATCCGGGGCTTCATCAAGATCTTCGTGCCGCTCGCCCTCGGCTCGATCGCGGCAGGTATTGTCGGGACGCTGGTCGGCACGGCGCTGGGCCTCGGCGCGCGCCATACGTTCTTCTATGTGGTGGTGCCGATCATGGCGGGCGGCATCGGTGAAGGCGCGATACCTTTGTCGATCGGCTATTCGGAAATCCTTCACCTGCCGCAGGGCGAACTGTTCGCTCAAGTTCTGCCGCCAGTGATGCTCGGCAGTCTCACCGCGATCATCTTCGCAGGCGCGCTCGATATGATCGGAAAACGCCTGCCGCATCTCACGGGTCAGGGCCGTCTGCAGGTCGGAGAGGAGGACGAAATGGATCCGGTGCAGGAGGAAATTCGCGGACATGTCGACGTCTCCCATATCGCAGCAGCGGGAATCACCGCGATCACGCTGTACCTGCTGGGGCTGATGTGCCGCAATATGTTCGGACTGCCGGCGCCGGTGGCCATGTTGTTTCTCGCGGTGCTGGTCAAGCTCGCCCGCGCAGTGTCGCCGCCTTTGCAGGAAGGTGCTTTTGTCGTCTATAAGTTCTTTTCGACGGCCGTTACCTATCCGTTGCTGTTCGCGATCGGCGTGGCGATGACGCCGTGGGACAAACTGATGGCGGCGTTCACACTAGTCAACATCATCACCATCGTCGCAACGGTGGCGACGCTGATGGGGACCGGCTTTGTGGTCGGGCGCGTGTTGAAGATGTACCCTATCGACACGGCGATCGTGAACGCCTGTCACAGTGGACAGGGCGGGACCGGCGACGTGGCCATCCTCACCGCCGCCAACCGTATGCAACTGATGCCGTTTGCGCAGATCGCCACCCGCATCGGCGGGGCGATTGTCGTCACGGTCACGTTGATCGTGCTAGCGCACATGGGATGA